ATCGCTGTCCTCCTTCCACGTGCTGGTCGCTCAGCATCTCAAAGAAGTCCTGCCTCACCTGCCGCCGGTGCACAAGTGCTTGTGagtcaggtgtgtgtgtgtgttggggggctcTCCTTACCTTCTCCCCTCTGGACTTGGAGTCGTCCTTGTCTCGCTTCTTTAGGGCCGTCATGTGCTCGACAAAGATGGCTTCTCTGTCCTTCATCTTGTCGATGCTCTTGAAGCGAGGATCACGCCCGTGTTTGCTGGCAAACTCGCTGAAGGTGGTCCTGCCAGGAGCACACGAATGTTAGAAGAGGCCTCTTGGGTGACGCCAGCGGGGCATCTCACCTGGCCGTCAGCTTGGCCTCGTCCATCATTCTCCTGAAGTCGTCTTTGGCCTGCATCAGTTTGTTCTTCTTCTCTTTCCGCTCCTCCTCTGCTCTGGTCTTGACGTACTGGTCGAAGACCTGTAAGCGCAGCCACATGGTGGAACCGGGCGGTAGGCGAAAAGGCAAGGAGGAGACAGCCATCACCTGCTTGCGTTCTTTGGGGTTGAGCAAGAGATAGCGAGGGTCGAAGACAATCTTGTGAAGCTCTTTGTCCCATGTGGAGAAAGCCGACACCTGTAGGGAACAAACGCACAAGTGTCAAAAGGTTTTCATTTACCTAGAAATGTCAAAATACACAAATACATACCCCTCTCTCCAGCAGCATGTCTTTGAACTGTGTCATCCTGGACTCCAGGGGCACCACGGCCCTCTCGCGGGCTgcccgaagctccgcctccatcACCGCCTCCTTCTCAGTGTCAGCCTCGTTGGCGTCCTCCTTCCTGATAGCCAGAAAAATAACGTACGCGGGCGTGTCAGACCAACACAGCTGACAGTCACGAAGGCACGTATAGGTGACTGACTTTCTCTTCTTGGCTTTGGAGGATTCACCGTCGTGTAGGTCATCCGCGGCCAGGCCCAGATCCGGCTCCTCCTTGCTgaaaactacacacacacacagttacaAACACACAAAGGAGCCACACAAAAGCCAGAGAGAGTCAGCGGGACCTGTCCTCCTGGCGTCATCCAAGGCTCTCTTGTGCGGAGGCTCCTGGATGTGTTTGTCAACGTCGGTGCGTCCCAGCAGCTCGTCAGGGCGGTCCCACATGGACAGCCGAGTGGTGGGGTTGTAGAAAAAGACGCGCTCGTCCCCCGTCCACACCACGCACCTGACGGAAAACACAATAATTAGCGCGGACGCCGGCCCTCGTCAGTCACCGCTGGCGTGGAGACGCACCACGGCGTTCCTGGAATAGGGTTGGTGGCCACCGGACGAGCTTTTTGGGCTGCCTTCTCTTCCTCGCtcatttcttcttctttgcgTTCCTttggcacacacaaaaaaacatttgatttgatAACCGGACTTTCGGCATTGTCACAGACTATTCTTTGAGTGAGGGGGAATTCTTCTACCTGCTTCTCATTGTTGATGAGCATttttgcctcctcctcctctatcTCCATGGCCTCGGCTTCCTCCTGCGCCATACGCTCCTTGACCTTCTCCAATTCTTTTTctgcacacgcacaaacattGCAGTGGTGAGCAGTAGGGCACCTAAGTTGAGTTTTACAGCGCTTGGTTCTCACCTCTATCTAGTAGGCTTTGTGGCTTCTCCCAGGTGGACTCCATGGTGCGGTTGTTGTAGTAGTACGTCTTGCCGTCCACCGTCTTGTACTCGGACCACTCGGGCAGCTGCAACGCTGGCGCTGCCGACAAGGCCAGCTGTGGGTGCATCATGGACACCAGGGGCGGCCCCATGCCGGGTAGCATTCCTGAGGGGGGCGGGGTCAAAGTTATTGGACCCAGCGGTGTCACATGACCATTAACAAACCCAAAGTGTATTATAGAATGATTCAACCACACTCACAGGTGGCCTCCAACATACACAAGCACATATTCACAACCCAAAACACAATTTTGCATGTGTGGTTGTGAGCGAAATCACAAAATGTGCCATCCATGTGGTGTGACTGTGTTGTGTGAGGACAGCAAAAGAGGAGTGCAGAGTGGCGGCGACAGACTAGCATGCTATTGAAGCGGGCGGGTGCGTTTACCGTTGGCGCCGGGGCCCGCCTTTACGCAGGGAGCGCCAACTATCTGCATCATTGCTACacctgcaacaacaacaatgcaCAAGCAAGCATCTGGTTGGTGGGAGCCACCAGCAACACACACTGTTTGTCTTTGTGACGGTGGGGGAGCATCAGGGGTGGGGAATCTCTGCTACTCAAGGGCCACATTGGCGGGGTGGGGGATCTGGAAAATAATTCTGTTTGTCATGGTAATATTTTATAGATAGAAAACTAAATTTTGCCAATTtgaccaccaaaaaaaaaaaaaatgctgagtggATGCAAGCAAGCGCCCTCACACCAGATAGCACGTGGAGGAAAGAAACGagaagaggagaggaggaaaACAAGCACGACATCTGTCGCCAAGCACTCACGGACAAATTTGGCGTCTTGCAAACGAGGTCTTTCTTTCTGTcaatcattttgttttgacatGCATCTCTGGCTTTGATTGTTAATtcaagaaattggtgaggatcatGCACACAATGTTCTTCTATTTGCATCAGTTGATGGCTTCAAGCCAAAACTGAATTCATAACTTgatgctttttttatttattttttattttagactcTGTGGTAACGTAAAATCAACACAAATGTATTGTTTACCTAATTTTTAAGCCAAGCATCTCAATCAGCATCACCTCAAAAATCTATATGAAGAATGCATGGAAATGTGCAGCCGGAGTTAGCAATGTTCTTCTCACCTGGCAGGGGGATGTGCATGCCCGGCAAAGGCACGCGGAAGGGCGGCACCATGACAGGCGGGAAGGCGGGGATGGCAGCAGTAACGGCGGGCTGGGCCACGCTGTGCGGCAGGGCAGCGGGCAGCATCGGGACAGTCTGCACGGCTGTGACGGGAGACGGGGACAGCGTCGTGGACACTGTCACCGCAATGATTGGAGCGGCGGCCGCCGATGAGCTGACCGCGGAGGTGGGGATAAGCTCCGCTGTggcaccggctgctggaaggaACACAGgcacatgtgtgacttggtgATGAGCATGCATGCGGTGTGGGGGTGTCCAAACTAATCGTGTCTGACTTGCATCTCAGGAGTTTCCCAAAAAGATGCCCTTGGACGACCATGTTTGGAACCCCCTGATGTCGTGTGACCTGTGTGTTGCAACCTGCTATGGTGACGGAGGGGGCCAAGGTGAAGGTCGGGTCCGGACTGGAGCTGAGTGTGCGAGAGGGGGTGCTGGAAGCGGCGCTAATGGGTGAGGCGGACGCACTGGCCGTGGTGCTGATGCTGCTGGCGCTAATGACCACAGTGCCGCCGGGGCTGGAGGTCCCAGCACCAGGAGCACCCACGCTGGCGCTCCCCGTGCCCGAGGTCCCAGGGgcccccgccgcggcggggccAGTCCCCGCCACCAGAAGAGGGTTGAGTTCTGCCTGCTGGAGGATTTTCACACCCTCCGGTTTAGTCCACGCCGACTCTCTGGTGCGAGCGTTGTAGTAATAAGCCTGGGGTGGGGTGGAAAGCGGTGAAGCCAGGCAGCACGGCACAACGCAAGGGCATCCAAGTGCAGATTTGTTTACCTTTCCCTCGGGCGTCTTGTTCTCCACCCAGATCTCCTCGGTGGGCGCGGGGCTTGCAGAAGTAGGGGCCGGGGGCATCCCAGGAGGAAAGAGCATCCCCGGAGGGGGTGGAAGGTTGCCCATGGGAGGGGGAAGGAACGGGGGTCTCTGCAGGAAAGACGCCACAAACTTCCAACAATGATTTCATCCATTAATATATTTAAATTCTACATAATAGTGGTTAGCTAGTGGTTAGCGGCAGCCAGTGCTAAACATATGTCACCTGCAGGTGGGGCGGTCCTATGGGGGGTGGCATTCCTGCTGGTGGCGGGATGGGGGGCATACTGGGGTCAAAGGGTGGCCGTGGGTAAGGGGGACGAGCCGGCGGCGGTCCCCTCATCATTCCAAAGGGGGGCGGTGGCGGCCGGAGGAGGGGTGGCGGGCCGCGTAGAACAGGAGTTTGCCCGGGACCCGGTGCGGCGGGGGCAGGCGAGGTCACCGGTGCCGGGACGGGTCCGTGGAACCGCACGGCCTGCTGGGCCATCCTGCAGCACATGCACACTCAAATGTAAATATCAAACGGCCATCATGGTGACCAAGAAGCcagaaaaacaaagccaatGCATATGTTTTATTAAaagtaaacaaaagaaaatgctgattaactgtttctgtgtgtgtatgggtttTTATGGGTGTTGTTGAGCACAATACTCCAATTTGAAACGTCTGCGGGTAAAGACCTGAGCTCAAGCAAGCTTTTCGGGGGCGGGCGCCTTCAAAACGCCGCACGCGTTCCATTTGAGTGCAGCCAATCGCAGCTGCCTCGGCTAGCCAGCTATAGCTAGCAGGATAACTTGGGAAAACAATCAATTGTACTTGCCACACACGAGTGAGCGTAAAAGCTCAACAAAATAGACTAACGCACCGCGATTGAAGGGACACATTTCTGTGGAGATGCTCTGGATGTGCTAACGTAGCGCTTAAGCTAACCACAACTAGCCGCCAGCTATTTAGCCAAATGAACATTAGCTTCCAAAGCTACATCCACAAACAGCGTCTTGGCCTCACACATTCGGGCAGTAATAGAACCGCCCGGCGATCTCATTTTAAAGCAGCAACACGCACGGAACATCACGCGGCGGCGTGAAGGCTCTGAAAACTCAAGTCGGTTCATTTCTGACCTACTGTCGCTGAATCCGATCGCTTCGCTCTCCGCCTGCTCCGCCATTACAGGAAAATGCAAGCAGCCTCTTCCTGGGAACGCCCCGAAGTACTTTCCTGGCTTTCTATTCGACGTAGCGCGCTGTCAATCAACAAAACTCCACGTTGATTTGTCGCATCGCCTCCAATGGAGCGCCACGTCTTTGTTTGGTCACAATACAGGCCTCGCAGCCATTGGTCCATTTGTCTTCATTCGTATGTCGCTCGTGTGTGCGAGCGTTCGTGgaattaattaaataatgaaataatgaaataaataaaaatcacacaaTGTGTCATTATTTACCGCTGTGGGCAAACgtacacaaacaaaaattaaaagttGATACTTGAGAAGCGATACCTGAAAAACCGAAAGTACATACAGATGCATTCGTAAGCTACTTGGTTACTTGCTACTCGCATTCAAGTAATAAAATATCAGGATGATTCACTGAGGTTGCTGCAATTTAATTGAATGTCGAAGAAAGCACGTACACAATTGCAAGAAACTGACTTGTactgaaaaaagaacaaacATCAACAATGTCCTTTATGAAGACGAGTAACGCAAACATTAAACGTACATCTACGGAATTGTCATTCTGAGAGTAACAAAATAAAGATTTGGTCATTTGAAGCACGCAAAAGTCTCTGCTTAGCTGTGTGCCCGCACGTCAAACaaaagagcccccccccccaccaatgTTGAGTTTGTCCCTCGTATTTTTGCAAGTCCATGGCTTGAAGACGGTGGCTCCAAAGTGAAGACCTCGGGCCCGCCACGTTGTTTCTTGCAACTTGCGCCGGTTGGAAGGAGAAGGTGGCGGAAGAGACTCAAGTCAGGGAAATGTATTTAGAAGGCCAAACTCAAGTTGAAGATGGCGGAGTTGTCAGAGGGACGTTTGCCCTGAGGAGGTTTGGGGCCACTCACAAAAAGTTTGCGCTAACCGGCTTGGGGGTGGGATGACCGACAACACTACCAGCTAGCGAGGATCCAAATGTGCTTCACCAAGCTCCCTCAAGAGTATTTTCTTGTCTTAAGATGGATTGCTGCATAAAAAGTCCTGAAGCGATGGACAGTTGGACGCTCAAAATGGCCCATTGAGTTGACTGGAAAGGTTAAAGTGCATTTTAGGTTCATCCTGAACCCCAAAGACCAATATAGCAAACTTGTTGAGAGTGGCATACATGGCAAAGGGCGACACggaagggggtggggtgggggcttGCAGCCGCGGCATTTCCGCGCTCTTAAGCACATCCCATTATCTCACACGCCCGTCCTCACCTCAACAGGCGCACACCTCCAATTTACAAAGTTGCTCAAGTTAGAAAAGGCATCTGGCTTTGACGCGCCGCGCCGAGCCCCGGGGTCCCCATCCTGACGGGAGCGGCAACGCCCATTGTCGTCAAAGGTGGCATGCTGGGATTGGCCTGAGGTCCAATGAGTGGCGCCAAGCCTCGCTTGAGGTCCAGGCCTCCCAAGTTGCTGGCCAGTGCATGGATGGGAGGCACGCCTGCAAAAAGTGTCCCACATCAGTCAACACCTTCAACCACCCTCCCAAAAACTCCCAAATATTTTGACCCCACTGGCCGCCAAGTGAACTGCACCCACAAATTGCAAAGCAAGCAAATAGTGAAGAGTCGGGCCGAGCTACCTTGTTGCTGCAGCTGCCGCATGTTGTTGGGGAGGGTAGCCGGCGACTTTACGGGATTGAGGCCAGATGACAGGAAGTCCAGGCCGATGTCGACAGACGGGTCGGACCAGGTGGAGCCTAAAGAACCCTGCCCTCCGACCATCTGCTTGAATCCAGTGGGCTGCTGAGACATCAAAGTTCCCAGACTCTGACATCACATACCCAAATAAAACAATTCATACGTAATCAAGAGGGGAAAGCAACGTGTGAAAGCACAAGATGGAAGAGTCCTTCAGACCTGCTGGGAGCGAGACGCTGGGACGTTTGCCGCGACGGATGGGAAGGTCAAACTCTGAGATGAGCTCAGTGTCGTCGGCTGGCTGACCCCGCCCATCAAGTCAAATAGCTCGGCGGATGGCGGGACAGAGGTGGGGTTCGTAGGTGGGGGGGCGCCAAACAAGTCGACAATCGGCTGAGAGGCGGAGCTTGATGACGTCGTCGTTGGGAGGTCGGCAAAGGCGCTCCAGTCTCCGAATTCTGCGGTTCCGTTAGCCGGTGCCGCGACTGGTCACATGACAGACACATATTACATATCCAATTCTGCCAGCAGGTGGTGCCTTGGATCAACTACCAAActtttataaaaacaaaattaccaGTGGAGGAGGGCAGGCTGACAGACGCCACTGGCGACGAGAAGTCAGCGAAGTCGCAGATGAGGTCGCTGGAGAAGCCCCctgaacagacacacacataggcagtgacatacacacacatgcacacacactccaaGCCATACCTGCAGAAGAGCTCTGATGGGTCGAAGAGTCAACAAGCAGCAGGTCAGCCAGCCCCCCGCCACAGGGTCTCCTCCCGGATGCCTAGTGAGACAGTATAGAATGGACCTTTAAAAAACTGTCCAATAAATGGCATTCACAAAAGTCATTCCCTGAATCAACTTGAAGCATCTCCAAAATAATATTGAAGTGACCTGATCGTCATCGGGACTCTTGTCTCCGGTGTAGTGGGCGGCGGCGCCGAGGTCCAAAGTCTTGTTGGCGGGGGTCCCGCTGCGTTTGCGTGTAGCAGCGGTGGTCGCCTGAGTTACGTGGACGCTCTTGGCGGGGACGCTATCCTCCTCGTCTTTGAACTCGCGAGCTTCCAGGCGACCGTTCCTGGATGTCCTCTCCCCCTCGTTGTCGCTACCGTGACAGCAAGAAgagcaattattttccattttcaatTCTCAAAATCGATTCAGCTCCTACCTGT
The nucleotide sequence above comes from Syngnathus scovelli strain Florida chromosome 15, RoL_Ssco_1.2, whole genome shotgun sequence. Encoded proteins:
- the tcerg1b gene encoding transcription elongation regulator 1 isoform X5, which translates into the protein MAEQAESEAIGFSDSRMAQQAVRFHGPVPAPVTSPAPAAPGPGQTPVLRGPPPLLRPPPPPFGMMRGPPPARPPYPRPPFDPSMPPIPPPAGMPPPIGPPHLQFVASFLQRPPFLPPPMGNLPPPPGMLFPPGMPPAPTSASPAPTEEIWVENKTPEGKAYYYNARTRESAWTKPEGVKILQQAELNPLLVAGTGPAAAGAPGTSGTGSASVGAPGAGTSSPGGTVVISASSISTTASASASPISAASSTPSRTLSSSPDPTFTLAPSVTIAAAGATAELIPTSAVSSSAAAAPIIAVTVSTTLSPSPVTAVQTVPMLPAALPHSVAQPAVTAAIPAFPPVMVPPFRVPLPGMHIPLPGMLPGMGPPLVSMMHPQLALSAAPALQLPEWSEYKTVDGKTYYYNNRTMESTWEKPQSLLDREKELEKVKERMAQEEAEAMEIEEEEAKMLINNEKQERKEEEMSEEEKAAQKARPVATNPIPGTPWCVVWTGDERVFFYNPTTRLSMWDRPDELLGRTDVDKHIQEPPHKRALDDARRTVFSKEEPDLGLAADDLHDGESSKAKKRKKEDANEADTEKEAVMEAELRAARERAVVPLESRMTQFKDMLLERGVSAFSTWDKELHKIVFDPRYLLLNPKERKQVFDQYVKTRAEEERKEKKNKLMQAKDDFRRMMDEAKLTARTTFSEFASKHGRDPRFKSIDKMKDREAIFVEHMTALKKRDKDDSKSRGEKVRQDFFEMLSDQHVEGGQRWSKVKEKMETDPRYKAVESSALREEFFKQYLDKQAKSLDLEKERELERQARIEASMREREREVQKARSEQTKEIDREREQHKREEAIQHFKALMSDMVRSSDATWSDTRRNLRKDHRWESASLLEREEKEKLFNDHVEALAKKKKEHFRQLLDETTVVSQLLPQCAIFKVCLHLQRYMPFILQITLTTTWKEVKKIIKEDPRCIKFSSSDRKRQREFEDYIKDKYITAKADFRTLLKETKFITYRSRKLIQESEQHLKDVEKILQNDKRYLVLECVPEERRKLIMFYIEDLDRRGPPPPPTASEPTRRSTK